A portion of the Macaca thibetana thibetana isolate TM-01 chromosome 9, ASM2454274v1, whole genome shotgun sequence genome contains these proteins:
- the LOC126962960 gene encoding mitochondrial import receptor subunit TOM22 homolog, producing the protein MAAAVAAAGAREPHSPEELLLKGDAEKPEEELEEDDDEELDETLSERLWDLTEMFPERVWSAAGATFDLSLFVAQKMHRFSRAALWIGTTSFMILVLPIVFETEKLLLFELSRSDAEPEQENQKNLWTL; encoded by the exons ATGGCTGCCGCCGTTGCTGCTGCCGGTGCCCGGGAACCCCATTCCCCGGAAGAATTGCTCCTGAAAGGCGACGCGGAGAAGCctgaggaggagctggaggaggacgACGATGAGGAGCTAGATGAGACGCTGTCGGAGAGACTATGGGACCTGACGGAGATGTTTCCGGAGAGGGTCTGGTCCGCAGCCGGAGCCACTTTTGATCTTTCCCTCTTTGTGGCTCAAAAAATGCACAGGTTTTCCAGGGCAGCCTTGTGGATTGGGACCACTTCCTTTATGATCCTGGTTCTTCCCATTGTCTTTGAGACTGAGAAGTTACTGCTGTTTGAGCTGTCTCG aagtgATGCCGAACCTGaacaggaaaaccaaaagaatcTATGGACTCTTTGA